A window of the Brassica napus cultivar Da-Ae chromosome C5, Da-Ae, whole genome shotgun sequence genome harbors these coding sequences:
- the LOC106383983 gene encoding uncharacterized protein LOC106383983 — MEAGQLEELPSHGNGFTWGGKRNNCWIQSRLDRCFGNKEWFRQFPCANQSFLDKRGSDHRPVLINFIEAQESYRGSFKFDRRLLEIEGIKDNVINAWDFGGNNGVATVSSRLRACRKVLSGLKKQVNMNSRDRIQQAEVALEREQSSNQPSVEHINVLKRELVRAYRDEEIYWRQKSKEKWLRGGDRNTRFFHNSVKMARARNTIDKLINEEGVEVFSEAAKGEVAVQYFSNLFKSSNPTSFGTWFQGMRTRVTTNMNHELTKPVSDLEVKQDVFALILQKHRGLMISLKPWMPELISPTQSAFVSERIISDNITVAHEVIHSLGSQDPFASEDMMVKTDMSKAYDRVKWSYLRALLEAMEFDAKWINWILMCVSSVTFSVLINDQPHGLITPQRGLRQGDPLSPFLFFLCAEGLTHLLHKAEEEGSITGIKYGRSGPTVNHLMFADDCLFVCKANEDQSGALMRILKRYGDVTGQVINSEKSSITFGKKIKEEEKIKVKRMMGIDAEGGNAKYLGLPESLKG; from the exons ATGGAAGCAGGGCAATTGGAAGAGTTACCTAGCCATGGGAATGGCTTTACTTGGGGAGGTAAAAGAAACAACTGTTGGATTCAGTCAAGATTGGACAGATGCTTTGGAAATAAGGAATGGTTCAGGCAGTTCCCTTGTGCTAACCAATCTTTCTTGGATAAAAGAGGGTCTGATCATCGGCCAGTGTTAATCAACTTTATTGAAGCTCAAGAATCCTACAGAGGCTCGTTCAAGTTTGATAGAAGATTGTTAGAAATAGAAGGCATTAAGGATAATGTGATCAATGCTTGGGATTTTGGAGGCAATAATGGTGTTGCAACTGTTTCTTCAAGATTGAGAGCCTGCAGAAAGGTGTTGAGTGGGTTAAAGAAGCAAGTCAACATGAATTCAAGGGATCGAATCCAACAAGCTGAGGTTGCTTTAGAAAGAGAACAATCTTCAAATCAGCCGTCAGTGGAGCATATTAACGTTCTGAAAAGGGAGCTTGTGAGAGCCTACAGAGATGAAGAGATATACTGGAGGCAAAAAAGCAAAGAGAAGTGGCTAAGGGGTGGTGATAGAAATACAAGATTCTTTCACAATTCGGTGAAAATGGCACGGGCTAGAAACACTATAGATAAACTGATCaatgaggaaggagttgaagtgTTCTCAGAGGCTGCAAAGGGTGAAGTGGcggtacaatatttctcaaactTATTCAAGTCTTCTAATCCAACTTCTTTTGGAACATGGTTTCAAGGCATGAGGACCAGAGTAACAACAAATATGAATCATGAGCTTACGAAGCCTGTATCAGATCTTGAGGTCAAACAAGATGTGTTCGCATTGATCCTTCAAAAGCACCGGGGCCTGATG ATCTCACTGAAGCCATGGATGCCGGAGCTGATATCTCCAACACAATCAGCTTTTGTCTCAGAGAGGATCATATCAGATAACATTACCGTAGCACACGAGGTGATTCATTCTCTAGGTTCTCAAGATCCATTTGCATCAGAAGATATGATGGTCAAGACAGATATGTCCAAGGCCTATGACCGGGTGAAATGGAGCTATCTGAGAGCACTTCTCGAAGCTATGGAATTTGACGCTAAGTGGATTAACTGGATTCTGATGTGTGTATCCTCAGTCACTTTTTCTGTCCTAATAAATGATCAGCCTCATGGTTTAATCACGCCCCAGAGAGGACTTAGACAGGGAGATCCCCTGtctccttttttgttttttctctgcGCTGAAGGACTAACCCATCTATTACACAAAGCTGAAGAGGAAGGAAGTATTACAGGGATAAAATATGGTAGGAGTGGTCCAACGGTGAATCATCTGATGTTTGCAGATGATTGTTTATTCGTATGCAAGGCGAATGAAGATCAGAGTGGGGCTTTAATGAGGATACTAAAGAGATATGGAGATGTAACAGGGCAAGTGATAAATTCGGAGAAATCCTCAATAACTTTTgggaagaagataaaggagGAGGAGAAAATCAAAGTGAAGCGAATGATGGGTATTGATGCTGAAGGGGGAAATGCGAAATACCTTGGGCTACCTGAGAGCTTAAAAGGATAA